One window of Mauremys reevesii isolate NIE-2019 linkage group 4, ASM1616193v1, whole genome shotgun sequence genomic DNA carries:
- the LOC120403861 gene encoding dispanin subfamily A member 2b-like: protein MACKEQSVSIDLQPRGLPPPYPGAQQGFPAEQPRDFVLWSLFNVLLCQKLACLGCLGFPALIFSIKARDRKVLGDLEGARSYGTTAKVLNIIGSLLVVVAIAVVLFVYFSTASV, encoded by the exons ATGGCGTGCAAGGAGCAGAGCGTGAGCATCGACCTGCAGCCCCGGGGCCTGCCTCCCCCCTACCCCGGCGCCCAGCAGGGCTTCCCGGCCGAGCAGCCGCGCGACTTCGTGCTCTGGTCCCTCTTCAACGTCCTGCTGTGCCAGAAGCTCGCCTGCCTGGGCTGCCTGGGCTTCCCCGCGCTCATCTTCTCTATCAAG GCCCGAGATCGGAAAGTGCTGGGGGACCTGGAAGGTGCTCGGAGCTATGGCACCACCGCCAAGGTGTTAAACATCATTGGGTCACTGCTGGTGGTAGTTGCTATTGCTGTGGTCCTTTTCGTTTACTTTTCAACAGCATCCGTTTAA